One window from the genome of Microplitis mediator isolate UGA2020A unplaced genomic scaffold, iyMicMedi2.1 ctg00000148.1, whole genome shotgun sequence encodes:
- the LOC130678116 gene encoding uncharacterized protein LOC130678116 yields the protein MEDKKSVIAYELHRPVRRNYQRRHVDIRALDETWQADLVDMIPYATVNKGNKYLLTGIDTFSKYAWAVPIESKSGSDVTRAMKSIFQQGRVPKNLHVDQSKEFYNKEFQELIKHKNINMYSTFSNLKASICERFNQG from the coding sequence atggaggacaaaaaatcagtaatagcGTATGAGTTGCACAGACCAGTACGCAGAAATTACCAACGTCGTCATGTTGACATACGAGCACTTGATGAAACTTGGCAAGCTGATCTAGTTGACATGATTCCTTATGCAACAGTTAATAAAGGAAACAAATATCTGCTAACTGGCATAGATACTTTTTCAAAGTATGCTTGGGCTGTACCGATTGAAAGTAAAAGTGGTAGTGATGTCACTAGAGCAATGAAATCTATATTTCAACAAGGACGTGTACCAAAAAATCTGCATGTTGACCAAAGCAAAGaattttacaataaagaaTTTCAAGAAttgataaaacataaaaacatCAACATGTACTCAACATTCAGCAACTTGAAGGCATCAATATGTGAAcgttttaatcagggatag